In Cynocephalus volans isolate mCynVol1 chromosome 16, mCynVol1.pri, whole genome shotgun sequence, the following proteins share a genomic window:
- the MRC2 gene encoding C-type mannose receptor 2, whose protein sequence is MGPRRPAPAPWPRHLLRCVLLLGGLHLGRPGDTAARPEPNVFLIFSHGLQGCLEAQGGQVRVTPGCNASLPAQRWKWVSRNRLFNLGTMQCLGTGWPGTNITASLGMYECDREAVNLRWHCRTLGDQLSLLLGARTSNVSKPGTLERGDQTRGGQWRIYGSEEDLCALPYYEVYTIQGNSHGKPCTIPFKYDNQWFHGCTSTGREDGHLWCATTQDYGKDERWGFCPIKSNDCETFWDKDQLTDSCYQFNFQSTLSWREAWASCEQQGAHLLSITEIHEQTYINGLLTGYSSTLWIGLNDLDTSGGWQWSDNSPLKYLNWESDQPDNPSEENCGVIRTESSGGWQNRDCSIALPYVCKKKPNATAAEPTPPDRWANVKVECEPSWQPFQGHCYRLQAEKRSWQESKKACLRGGGDLLSIHSMAELEFITKQIKQDVEELWIGLNDLKLQMNFEWSDGSLVSFTHWHPFEPNNFRDSLEDCVTIWGPEGRWNDSPCNQSLPSICKKAGQLSQGAAEEDHGCRKGWTWHSPSCYWLGEDQVPYSEARRLCTDHGSQLVTITNRFEQAFVSSLIYNWEGEYFWTALQDLNGTGSFCWLSGDEVTYTHWNRDQPGYSRGGCVALATGSAMGLWEVKNCTSFRARYICRQSLGTPVTPELPGPDPTPSLTGSCPQGWASDPKLRYCYKVFSSERLQDKKSWIQARGACQEVGAQLLSLASYEEEHFVADMLNKNFGESEPEIHEQHWFWIGLNRRDPGGDQSWRWSDGLGFSYHNFDRSRHDDDNIRGCAVLDLASLQWVALQCESQLDWICKIPRGTDVREPDVSPEGRREWLRFQEAEYKFFEHHSTWAQAQRICTWFQAELTSVHSQAELDFLGHNLQKFSRGQEQHWWIGLHTSESDGRFRWTDGSIINFISWAPGKPRPVGKDKKCVYMTASREDWGDQRCLTALPYICKRSNSTRETQPPDLPPTPLGGCPSGWNQFLNKCFRIQGQDPQDQVKWSEAQFSCEQQEAQLVTIANPLDQAFITASLPSVTFDLWIGLHASQRDFQWVEQEPLLYANWAPGEPSGPSPAPSGNTPTSCAVVLHSPSAHLTGRWDDRSCTEETHGFICQKGTDPSLSPSPAASPPAPGTEFSYLNGTFRLLQKPLRWHDALLLCESRNASLARVPDPYTQAFLTQAARGLRTPLWIGLASEEGSRRYSWVSEEPLSYVSWQDGEPQQSGGCAYVDVDGAWRTTSCSTKLQGAVCGINRGPPPPRRISYHGSCPQGLVDSAWIPFREHCYSFHMELLLGHKEALQRCQRAGGAVLSILDEMENVFVWEHLQSSEGQSRGAWLGMNFNPKGGTLVWQDNTAVNYSNWGPPGLGPSMLSHNSCYWIQSSSGLWRPGACTNVTMGVVCKLPRAEESSFSPSALPDNPAALVVVLMAVLLLLALLTAAIILYRRRQSAERGAFEGARYSRSSSGPGEVTEKNILVSDMEMNEQQD, encoded by the exons AACCCAACGTCTTCCTCATCTTCAGCCATGGACTTCAGGGCTGCCTGGAGGCCCAGGGTGGGCAGGTCAGAGTCaccccaggctgcaatgccagtCTCCCTGCTCAGCGCTGGAAATGGGTCTCCCGAAACCGGCTCTTCAACCTGGGCACCATGCAGTGTCTGGGCACAGGTTGGCCGGGCACCAACATCACAGCCTCCCTGGGCATGTATGAGTGTGACCGGGAGGCAGTGAATCTTCGGTGGCACTGTCGTACCCTGGGTGACCAGCTGTCCCTGCTCCTGGGGGCCCGCACCAGCAATGTGTCAAAGCCTGGCACCCTTGAGCGTGGTGACCAGACCCGCGGTGGCCAGTGGCGCATCTACGGCAGCGAGGAGGATCTGTGTGCTCTGCCCTACTATG AGGTCTACACCATCCAGGGGAACTCCCACGGGAAGCCGTGCACCATCCCCTTCAAATACGACAACCAGTGGTTCCACGGCTGTACCAGCACGGGCCGCGAGGATGGGCACCTGTGGTGTGCCACCACCCAGGACTATGGCAAAGACGAGCGCTGGGGCTTCTGTCCCATCAAGA GTAATGACTGTGAGACCTTCTGGGACAAGGACCAGCTGACTGACAGCTGCTACCAGTTTAACTTCCAGTCCACGCTGTCGTGGAGGGAGGCCTGGGCCAGTTGCGAGCAGCAGGGGGCGCATCTGCTGAGCATCACCGAGATCCACGAGCAGACCTACATCAACG GGCTCCTCACTGGGTACAGCTCCACACTGTGGATTGGCCTGAATGACCTGGACACCAGCGGAGGCTGGCAGTGGTCGGACAACTCGCCCCTCAAGTATCTCAACTGGGAGAGTG ATCAGCCCGACAACCCTAGCGAAGAGAACTGTGGGGTGATCCGCACCGAGTCGTCCGGCGGCTGGCAGAACCGCGACTGCAGCATCGCGCTGCCCTATGTGTGCAAGAAGAAGCCCAACGCCACCGCCGCCGAGCCCACCCCTCCAG ACAGGTGGGCCAACGTGAAGGTGGAGTGTGAGCCCAGCTGGCAGCCCTTCCAGGGCCACTGCTACCGCCTGCAGGCCGAGAAGCGCAGCTGGCAGGAGTCCAAAAAGGCGTGTCTGCGGGGTGGTGGTGACCTGCTCAGCATCCACAGCATGGCAGAGCTGGAGTTCATCACCAAGCAGATCAAGCAAG ACGTGGAGGAGCTATGGATCGGCCTCAACGATTTGAAGCTTCAGATGAATTTTGAATGGTCTGATGGGAGCCTTGTGAGCTTTACCCACTGGCACCCCTTTGAGCCCAACAACTTCCGGGACAGTCTGGAGGACTGTGTCACCATCTGGGGCCCG GAAGGTCGCTGGAATGACAGTCCTTGTAACCAATCCTTGCCATCCATCTGCAAGAAAGCAGGCCAGCTGAGCCAGGGGGCCGCTGAGGAGGACCACGGCTGCCGCAAG ggtTGGACATGGCACAGCCCATCCTGCTACTGGCTGGGAGAGGACCAGGTGCCCTACAGTGAGGCCCGGCGCCTGTGCACTGACCACGGCTCTCAGCTGGTCACCATCACCAACAG GTTCGAGCAGGCCTTTGTCAGCAGCCTCATCTACAATTGGGAGGGCGAGTATTTCTGGACGGCCCTGCAGGACCTCAACGGCACTGGCTCCTTCTGCTGGCTCAGTGGGGATGAGGTCACGTACACCCACTGGAACCGGGACCAGCCTG ggTACAGCCGTGGGGGCTGTGTGGCCCTGGCCACAGGCAGCGCCATGGGGCTGTGGGAGGTGAAGAACTGCACCTCGTTCCGGGCTCGCTACATCTGCCGTCAGAGCCTGGGCACACCAGTGACGCCAGAGCTGCCGGGGCCAGACCCCACACCCAGCCTCACTGGctcctgtccccagggctgggcCTCGGACCCCAAACTCCGGTACTGCTATAAG GTGTTCAGCTCAGAGCGGCTGCAGGACAAGAAGAGCTGGATCCAGGCCCGGGGGGCCTGTCAGGAGGTGGGGGCCCAGCTGCTGAGCCTGGCCAGCTATGAGGAGGAGCATTTTGTGGCCGACATGCTCAACAAGAACTTTGG TGAATCTGAGCCTGAGATCCATGAGCAGCACTGGTTCTGGATCGGCCTGAACCGTCGGGACCCTGGTGGGGATCAGAGTTGGCGCTGGAGCGACGGACTGGGG ttttCTTACCACAATTTTGACCGGAGCCGGCACGACGACGACAACATCCGGGGTTGTGCAGTACTGGACCTGGCCTCCCTGCAGTGGGTGGCCCTGCAGTGCGAGTCGCAGCTGGACTGGATCTGCAAGATCCCTAGAG GCACTGATGTGCGGGAGCCTGATGTCAGCCCGGAAG GCCGGAGGGAATGGCTGCGCTTCCAGGAGGCGGAGTACAAGTTCTTCGAGCACCACTCCACGTGGGCACAGGCGCAGCGCATCTGCACGTGGTTCCAGGCCGAGCTGACCTCTGTGCACAGCCAGGCCGAGCTGGACTTCCTGGGGCACAACCTGCAGAAG TTCTCCCGGGGCCAGGAGCAGCACTGGTGGATCGGCCTGCATACCTCGGAGAGTGACGGGCGCTTCAG GTGGACAGATGGTTCCATTATAAACTTCATCTCCTGGGCACCCGGCAAGCCCCGGCCTGTTGGCAAGGACAAGAAGTGCGTGTATATGACAGCCAGCCGAG AGGACTGGGGGGACCAGAGGTGCCTGACAGCCTTGCCTTACATCTGCAAGCGCAGCAATAGCACCAGAGAGACGCagcccccagacctgccacctaCACCTCTGGGGGGCTGCCCCTCTGGTTGGAACCAGTTCCTCAACAAG TGTTTCCGAATCCAGGGCCAGGACCCCCAGGACCAGGTGAAGTGGTCAGAGGCACAGTTCTCCTGTGAACAGCAAGAGGCTCAGTTGGTCACAATTGCAAACCCCTTAGACCAAG CATTCATCACAGCCAGCCTGCCCAGTGTGACCTTTGACCTTTGGATTGGCCTCCACGCCTCGCAGAGGGACTTCCAGTGGGTGGAGCAGGAGCCTCTGCTGTACGCCAACTGGGCACCTGGGGAGCCCTCtggccccagccctgctcccagcGGCAACACACCG ACCAGCTGTGCGGTGGTCCTGCACAGCCCCTCAGCCCACCTCACTGGTCGCTGGGACGATCggagctgcacagaggagacacACGGCTTCATCTGCCAGAAGGGCACAG ACCCCTCCCTGAGCCCATCCCCAGCAGCGTCGCCCCCTGCCCCGGGCACTGAGTTCTCCTACCTCAACGGCACCTTCCGGCTGCTGCAGAAGCCGCTGCGCTGGCACGACGCCCTCCTGCTGTGCGAGAGCCGCAACGCCAGCCTGGCCCGCGTGCCCGATCCCTACACCCAGGCCTTCCTCACGCAGGCTGCCCGAGGGCTGCGCACGCCGCTCTGGATCGGGCTGGCCAGTGAGGAG GGCTCCCGGCGGTACTCCTGGGTCTCTGAGGAGCCGCTGAGCTATGTGAGCTGGCAGGACGGCGAACCCCAGCAGTCGGGGGGCTGTGCCTACGTGGACGTGGACGGGGCCTGGCGCACCACCAGCTGCAGCACCAAGCTGCAGGGGGCTGTGTGTGGGATTAACCGTG GACCTCCTCCTCCTCGAAGAATAAGCTACCATGGCAGCTGTCCCCAGGGGCTGGTGGACTCAGCCTGGATTCCCTTCCGGGAGCACTGTTACTCCTTCCACATGGAGCTGCTGCTGGGCCACAAGGAGGCGCTGCAGCGCTGCCAGAGAG CGGGTGGGGCGGTCCTGTCCATTCTGGATGAGATGGAGAACGTGTTTGTGTGGGAGCACCTGCAGAGCTCCGAGGGCCAGAGTCGGGGCGCCTGGCTGGGCATGAACTTCAACCCCAAAG GAGGCACCCTGGTCTGGCAGGACAACACAGCTGTGAACTACTCCAACTGGGGGCCCCCGGGCCTGGGCCCCAGCATGCTGAGCCACAACAGCTGCTACTGGATCCAGAGCAGCAGCGGGCTGTGGCGCCCCGGAGCCTGCACCAACGTCACCATGGGCGTCGTCTGCAAGCTCCCTCGTG CCGAGGAGAGCAGCTTCTCCCCGTCAG CCCTCCCAGACAACCCGGCGGCCCTGGTGGTGGTGCTGATGGCAGTGCTGCTGCTCCTGGCCCTGCTGACCGCAGCCATCATCCTCTATCGGAGGCGACAGAGCGCTGAGCGTGGGGCCTTTGAGGGCGCCCGCTACAGCCGTAGCAGCTCGGGCCCCGGCGAGGTCACTGAGAAGAACATCCTGGTGTCTGACATGGAAATGAACGAGCAGCAGGACTAG